A portion of the Clostridium gelidum genome contains these proteins:
- a CDS encoding AraC family transcriptional regulator — translation MENKHIIGRAIIFIETNLYEPLTVESVANSVSYSYYHFHRCFQAVMGETIGSYIRSRRLTQAAYEIVYSNKKIVDIAISLYFESAESFTRAFKKRYGITPTEYRRNGIDVLIGSHQSVQIDKLTECNYGELVPEIVTFQAKSVVGFRFEMSIKKNNCIEMWEKLNVQLAKQNYIFSHNNRYSIYEAGDTCLPNQFSKNSETTVFIGIETSSATNIIKGMKLKEIGCGRYAKFLHKGTVKTLISTYRYIWGVWFPKSSFQLADRDDLECYTEQFLGPENKNSQIEIYFPIQ, via the coding sequence TTGGAAAATAAGCACATCATTGGCAGGGCGATTATATTTATTGAAACAAATTTGTATGAGCCATTGACTGTTGAATCGGTCGCTAATTCAGTTTCCTATTCTTATTATCATTTCCATCGTTGTTTTCAAGCGGTGATGGGAGAAACAATTGGTAGCTATATCAGAAGCCGGCGACTGACTCAAGCAGCATACGAAATTGTATACAGCAACAAAAAAATTGTAGACATCGCAATCTCACTTTATTTCGAGTCTGCTGAAAGCTTTACAAGAGCCTTTAAAAAGAGATATGGTATTACACCGACTGAATACAGAAGAAATGGTATTGATGTGTTGATTGGAAGCCATCAGTCCGTGCAAATTGACAAATTGACTGAATGCAATTATGGGGAGTTGGTACCGGAAATCGTAACATTCCAAGCCAAATCTGTTGTAGGGTTCAGATTTGAAATGAGTATAAAGAAAAATAACTGTATTGAAATGTGGGAAAAGCTGAATGTTCAATTGGCCAAACAAAACTATATTTTCAGCCATAATAATCGGTATAGTATTTATGAAGCAGGTGATACCTGCCTGCCAAACCAATTTAGCAAAAACAGTGAGACTACTGTATTTATAGGGATTGAAACCTCGAGTGCCACTAATATCATAAAAGGTATGAAGTTAAAAGAAATTGGTTGTGGGAGGTATGCTAAATTCCTACACAAAGGAACAGTAAAAACTTTGATTTCTACATATCGTTATATTTGGGGGGTGTGGTTTCCTAAGAGTAGCTTTCAACTTGCTGACAGAGATGATTTGGAATGTTACACAGAGCAATTTTTAGGACCAGAAAATAAAAACTCTCAGATTGAGATTTATTTTCCGATACAATAG
- a CDS encoding HD domain-containing protein, with amino-acid sequence MFPNREMAEKELEMARQLNQGPWTEHSINVGVAAQMIAEKCSNLNPDKAYVLGLLHDIGRRYGISARRHGIDGYKFMMEKGWDEVGKICLTHSFPVPDFDKEIGKNDMSDEESEFVKKYINDITYDDYDRLLIVCDSLADAQGFCMLEKRFVNTTRRYGTFPFTVERWNATFEMKEYFEQQINCSIYDILPNVKETTFIDVPLWKLPVK; translated from the coding sequence ATGTTTCCAAATAGAGAAATGGCTGAAAAGGAATTAGAAATGGCAAGACAATTAAACCAAGGACCATGGACAGAACATTCTATCAATGTAGGAGTAGCGGCTCAAATGATTGCAGAAAAATGTAGTAATCTTAACCCAGACAAAGCATATGTGTTAGGACTTCTTCATGATATAGGTAGAAGATATGGCATAAGTGCAAGAAGACATGGTATTGATGGATATAAATTCATGATGGAAAAAGGTTGGGATGAAGTGGGTAAAATTTGTTTGACACATTCATTCCCAGTTCCTGACTTTGACAAAGAAATAGGAAAAAATGATATGAGTGACGAAGAAAGCGAATTTGTTAAGAAGTATATTAATGACATAACTTATGATGACTATGATAGACTGTTGATTGTTTGTGATTCACTTGCAGATGCTCAAGGTTTTTGTATGTTAGAAAAGCGGTTTGTCAATACAACAAGGCGCTATGGAACATTTCCATTTACTGTGGAACGTTGGAATGCAACATTTGAAATGAAAGAGTATTTTGAACAACAAATAAATTGTTCTATATATGATATTCTTCCAAATGTAAAAGAGACTACATTTATAGATGTACCATTATGGAAACTGCCAGTAAAATAG
- a CDS encoding C45 family autoproteolytic acyltransferase/hydolase: MKKTKMYLKNFVGTSYEVGTQIGNWILSQPDLLQKVILPPNAYPQSKLTKISNLLDCYSSGVNEEIKGFADIVGISKEQVIFYAITYLERGCSLMSAVSNKTENGHTLMARNYDFNDEMEEMCFAYTAIKGKYSYIGSTLNLFGRCDGMNEYGLAACKASNGLPVGNFEGGQKGDITGFSFWIVIRSILENCKNVEEAIAWTMDAPIGYNINLMLADSNNKIGLLQCIDGHKAYRILDDDSKQNSLISTNHAVLPEIKPYEKMLIENSVIRYKAIEKMFSEKEKISVQDLKWILSTSYPQGLCCHYYPEFFGTLRSMLFDTTEKRIEIAFGSPQANDWRTFTVQKLKEQEIIVNLPCEKAGKDFYNIIY; the protein is encoded by the coding sequence ATGAAAAAAACAAAGATGTACTTAAAGAATTTTGTAGGAACAAGTTATGAGGTTGGAACACAGATTGGTAATTGGATTTTATCCCAACCTGATTTATTGCAAAAGGTGATTTTACCACCTAATGCTTATCCTCAAAGTAAATTAACAAAAATATCTAACTTGCTTGACTGTTATAGCAGTGGCGTCAACGAGGAAATCAAAGGCTTTGCAGATATAGTCGGAATTTCGAAAGAACAGGTTATTTTTTATGCAATAACATATTTGGAACGAGGGTGCAGTTTGATGTCCGCAGTTTCTAATAAGACTGAAAACGGACACACCTTGATGGCACGTAACTATGATTTTAATGATGAAATGGAAGAAATGTGTTTTGCATATACAGCTATTAAGGGAAAATACAGTTATATTGGTTCTACACTCAATTTGTTCGGGCGATGCGATGGAATGAATGAATATGGGCTGGCAGCGTGTAAAGCTAGCAATGGGTTGCCTGTTGGTAACTTTGAGGGTGGTCAGAAAGGTGATATAACCGGTTTTTCTTTTTGGATTGTTATTAGAAGCATTTTGGAAAACTGTAAAAATGTTGAGGAGGCGATTGCATGGACAATGGATGCACCTATCGGATATAATATCAATTTAATGCTTGCTGACAGCAACAACAAAATTGGGCTGTTACAATGTATAGACGGTCACAAAGCATATCGCATTTTAGATGACGATTCTAAACAGAACTCTTTGATTTCTACAAACCATGCAGTTTTACCAGAAATAAAACCATATGAAAAGATGCTGATTGAAAACTCGGTGATTCGTTACAAAGCAATCGAAAAAATGTTTTCTGAAAAAGAAAAAATATCAGTACAAGATTTAAAATGGATACTGTCGACATCTTATCCTCAAGGATTGTGTTGCCACTATTATCCAGAATTCTTTGGAACTTTACGTTCTATGTTGTTTGATACAACAGAGAAAAGAATAGAGATTGCATTTGGTTCGCCTCAAGCTAATGATTGGAGAACTTTTACGGTACAAAAATTAAAAGAGCAAGAAATTATAGTAAATCTTCCGTGTGAAAAAGCGGGAAAAGATTTTTACAATATAATATATTAA